The stretch of DNA CGTTCGTCCGGTGCCGTCACGTCCGCGACGTACGCCTGTGCGGCGGCGATGTTCCCACCCATGGCCCCGGCGAGCGCGCGCGCGAGAAAGAGGACGGCGACGCCGGCGACCGCTCCCGACGCGTCGCCCACCAGATCACCGAGGCCGAATATCGTCCACGCGACGGCGCTTCCGGCGAGCGAGAGGACGAGAACCGGACGGCGTCCCCACCGGTCCGAGGCGCGGCCGAGGGTCGGCACGGCGAGAAACTGCGTCAGCGAGTACGTCGCCGCCAGCAGGCCGATGAACACGTCGCCGACGCCGAAGCTCCGGACGTAATAGGGAAGAATGGGGATGACGATGCCGAAGCCGACGAGGTCGAGAAAGACGACGAACACGACCGTCGCGACGGCACGACGGGGGCGTTCGACCGTCGCCGTCGCGCCGGTGGGGAGGGCCATACCCTCACCGACGGGGCCAGGGGCCTAACGCTTGTGTCGCACGATCGATACGTCGTCCCGAACCTTCGGCAGGTTTTTGACCCGACTCGCGCAACTCCGGGGCATGATTACGGTCAGGGCTCCGGCCACCAGTGCGAACCTTGGCAGCGGGTTCGACGTGTTCGGCGCGGCCCTCGACCGGCCGGCGGACGTCGTCCGCGTCGAGAAGGCCCACCGGACGACCATCGACGTCACGGGGTACGGCGCCGAGTTCATCCCCGAAGATCCCGACCGAAACACCGTCGGCGCCGTCGCCGAGGCGCTCGACGCCCCGGCACACATCCGCATCGACAAGGGCATCCGTCCGTCGTCGGGGCTCGGCTCCTCCGGTGCGAGCGCCGCCGCCGCGGCCCTCGCGCTCAACGAACTCTACGATCGCGGCCTCTCGCGGCGGGACCTCGTCCCCATCGCCGGCAAGGGCGAAGCCACCGTCTCCGGCGACGTCCACCTCGACAACGTCGCGCCGGCTCTCCTGGGCGGGTTCACCGTCGCCACCGACCGGGACGTGACCGTCGTCGACGCCGACATCCCGCTCGTCGCCTGCCTGCCGGAAATCGCCGTCTCGACCCGCGACGCCCGTGACGTAGTGCCCGCGGGCGCGACCATGGAGCAGTTGATCTACACCGTCGGCCGCGCGGCCACGCTGACGACCGGGATGTGCCGCGACGACCCGCGACTCGTCGGCAAGGGCATGCACGACCGTCTCGTCACGCCCGCCCGCGCCGACCTCATCGCGGGCTACGACGGGGTGCGGGAGGCGGCGCTCTCGGCGGGCGCGACGGGCGTCACCGTCAGCGGCGCCGGACCGGGCGTCCTCGCCGCTTGCTATCCGGAGGACCGGCAGGACATCGCCGCCGCGATGGTCGACGGCTTCGAGGACGCCGGCGTCGACGCCCGAGCCTACCAGACCGAGATCGGCCGCGGCGCGACGCTGTACCCCGACGAGTAGACCGACCGCCGCTCGTCACAAGACGTATTTTCGCCGACGGCCGTCACCGACGCGTGGACTCGAACAGCCTGCCGATGGTCTCCGACCTCCACGTCGTCTCCAGGCCGGTCCGGCACGCCATCCTCGGCGTCCTGGGCGTCGGCGTCTTCCTGCTTGTCGTCTCGATACTGTTCGACACGCTGAGTACCCCGACGGTCTCCTTGGAGGCGACGGTCGCCGATTCGGCGCCGCCGGGTGCGGACGCGGACGTCTACTCGCTGTCGGGGTTCTC from Haloplanus salinus encodes:
- a CDS encoding homoserine kinase; translated protein: MITVRAPATSANLGSGFDVFGAALDRPADVVRVEKAHRTTIDVTGYGAEFIPEDPDRNTVGAVAEALDAPAHIRIDKGIRPSSGLGSSGASAAAAALALNELYDRGLSRRDLVPIAGKGEATVSGDVHLDNVAPALLGGFTVATDRDVTVVDADIPLVACLPEIAVSTRDARDVVPAGATMEQLIYTVGRAATLTTGMCRDDPRLVGKGMHDRLVTPARADLIAGYDGVREAALSAGATGVTVSGAGPGVLAACYPEDRQDIAAAMVDGFEDAGVDARAYQTEIGRGATLYPDE